One stretch of Streptomyces hygroscopicus DNA includes these proteins:
- a CDS encoding inhibitor of KinA, with translation MTPAETILRRAGDRGWLIECAGLRPAEVATSIRAQPWASGLREVVPAATTVLVVAETATGMGKLAAGLRTVLDQSGAHRAGPPPGRRIVIPVRYDGPDLPEVAERLGLAPGEVARRHGAREYRVGFFGFAPGFAYLDGVPESLRLPRLSSPRPRVAAGVVAIAGNQTVVYPGGTPGGWHQIGVTTTRLWDVTADPPNRLAIGDRVVFEAVTP, from the coding sequence ATGACGCCCGCCGAAACGATCCTTCGGCGCGCCGGTGACCGGGGCTGGCTGATCGAGTGCGCGGGTCTGCGCCCCGCCGAGGTCGCCACCTCGATCCGCGCCCAGCCCTGGGCGTCGGGGCTGCGGGAGGTCGTGCCCGCCGCCACGACCGTGCTGGTGGTGGCGGAGACCGCCACCGGGATGGGGAAGCTCGCCGCCGGGCTGCGCACCGTGCTCGACCAGTCCGGCGCTCACCGCGCCGGACCGCCACCGGGCCGGCGGATCGTGATCCCGGTCCGCTACGACGGACCGGACCTGCCCGAGGTCGCCGAACGCCTCGGACTGGCTCCGGGGGAGGTCGCGCGGCGGCACGGCGCGAGGGAGTACCGGGTCGGCTTCTTCGGGTTCGCGCCCGGCTTCGCCTATCTGGACGGCGTACCGGAGAGCCTCCGGCTGCCCCGGCTGTCCAGCCCGCGGCCGAGGGTGGCCGCCGGGGTGGTGGCCATCGCCGGGAACCAGACGGTCGTCTACCCGGGCGGAACCCCCGGCGGCTGGCACCAGATCGGCGTCACCACCACCCGGCTGTGGGACGTGACCGCCGATCCGCCGAACCGGCTCGCGATCGGCGACCGGGTCGTCTTCGAGGCGGTGACGCCATGA
- a CDS encoding ABC transporter permease, whose translation MRPAQRRHGILLTSSLAITLAAVVIPLYWLVIASTHSSHEIFNSPPPLLPGGHLAENLDTLQRTASFGRVVLNSTLIAAIYTLCSGAVCTLAGYGFAKYRFRGREALFGLLMLGLVIPVQVTLIPLFKLMAQLEWLNTYQAVVMPNLALPFGIFLMRQSMAALPDELLDSARMDGCGELRLFWKVVLPPMKPALAALAIFLFLYQWNDFIWPLIVLRDSQSFTIPVALAALQGLNNTDYGAILTGTAVAAVPMAVVFLVLQRHFVSGLLAGAVKE comes from the coding sequence ATGAGGCCCGCACAGCGCCGCCACGGCATCCTGCTGACCTCCTCGCTCGCCATCACCCTGGCCGCGGTGGTCATCCCCCTCTACTGGCTGGTCATCGCCAGTACCCACAGCAGCCACGAGATCTTCAACAGCCCCCCGCCCCTGCTGCCCGGCGGCCACCTCGCGGAGAACCTCGACACCCTCCAGCGGACCGCGTCCTTCGGCCGCGTGGTGCTCAACTCCACGCTGATAGCCGCCATTTACACGCTGTGCTCCGGCGCGGTGTGCACCCTGGCCGGATACGGCTTCGCCAAGTACCGCTTCAGGGGACGCGAAGCGCTGTTCGGACTGCTGATGCTCGGGCTGGTGATCCCGGTCCAGGTGACCCTGATCCCGCTGTTCAAACTGATGGCGCAGCTGGAGTGGCTCAACACCTACCAGGCCGTGGTCATGCCGAATCTGGCCCTGCCGTTCGGCATCTTCCTGATGCGTCAGTCGATGGCCGCCCTCCCCGACGAGCTGCTCGACTCGGCACGGATGGACGGCTGCGGCGAGCTGCGGCTGTTCTGGAAAGTGGTCCTCCCACCGATGAAACCCGCCCTCGCGGCACTCGCCATCTTCCTCTTCCTCTACCAGTGGAACGACTTCATCTGGCCGCTGATCGTGCTGCGCGACAGCCAGTCGTTCACCATCCCCGTGGCACTCGCCGCGCTCCAGGGGCTCAACAACACCGACTACGGGGCCATCCTCACCGGTACCGCCGTCGCCGCGGTGCCGATGGCCGTCGTCTTCCTCGTGCTGCAACGCCACTTTGTCTCCGGCCTGCTGGCCGGTGCCGTGAAGGAGTGA
- a CDS encoding lactose ABC transporter permease: protein MSAVLHKAPTTTAPARAAGGRRSRPRGRLAPYLFILPALALFAAFKLYPIGWSFVLSLHKTVGGVDTFVGGDNYRRLVDDPLFWTALKNTAVVLAVQVPVMLALATGLAVALNSTLLHGRSIFRLGFFLPMVTGLVAYGIVFSVLLHQEYGLVNWFLELLGSDGVPWLTDPLWAKISIGLALTWHYTGYNAVILLARLQTVPKELYDSAAVDGAGPWQSFRHVTLPGIRPALLLTTVLSTIGTLQLFDEPYILTGGGPDNATLTIGVYLYQTAFKYFDFGYASAIAYVLAVLIGILGLIQFRVLGDKS from the coding sequence ATGAGCGCGGTCCTCCACAAGGCGCCGACGACAACCGCCCCCGCCAGAGCGGCCGGAGGGAGAAGAAGCCGACCGCGCGGGCGCCTCGCCCCCTACCTCTTCATCCTGCCCGCCCTCGCCCTCTTCGCGGCGTTCAAGCTCTACCCCATCGGCTGGTCCTTCGTGCTCAGCCTCCACAAGACGGTGGGTGGCGTCGACACCTTCGTGGGCGGCGACAACTACCGGCGGCTGGTCGACGATCCGCTGTTCTGGACCGCGCTCAAGAACACCGCCGTGGTACTCGCCGTCCAGGTCCCGGTGATGCTGGCCCTCGCCACCGGACTCGCCGTCGCGCTCAACTCAACGCTTCTGCACGGGCGTTCGATCTTCCGGCTGGGCTTCTTCCTGCCGATGGTCACCGGTCTGGTGGCCTACGGCATCGTCTTCTCCGTCCTCCTCCACCAGGAGTACGGCCTGGTCAACTGGTTCCTGGAACTCCTCGGCAGCGACGGCGTCCCCTGGCTGACCGACCCCCTCTGGGCGAAGATCTCCATCGGCCTCGCGCTGACCTGGCACTACACCGGCTACAACGCGGTGATCCTGCTGGCCCGGCTGCAAACCGTACCGAAGGAGCTCTACGACTCGGCCGCCGTGGACGGAGCGGGCCCCTGGCAGTCCTTCCGCCATGTGACCCTGCCGGGGATCCGCCCCGCACTGCTGCTCACCACGGTCCTCTCCACCATCGGCACCCTGCAACTCTTCGACGAGCCGTACATCCTCACCGGAGGCGGCCCGGACAACGCCACCCTGACCATCGGCGTGTACCTCTACCAGACCGCCTTCAAGTACTTCGACTTCGGCTACGCCTCGGCCATCGCCTATGTGCTCGCCGTCCTCATCGGAATTCTCGGACTGATCCAGTTCCGGGTGCTGGGAGACAAGTCATGA
- a CDS encoding TetR family transcriptional regulator translates to MTVPTGRRERKKAATRQKIADTALRLFLEHGYDTVGIRDVAAEADVAVTTLFSHFASKEALVFEQDENFEQRLTQAVTGRAPHEPLIPALHREIQALVRHCTADGAAPIWHMIDTSPALREYEESMRLRHAESLATAIAADPDLTQTTTACRAIARFAIDAFSLAREAADPQAAVDEIFHMIEAAWEATNPSPGAPGAVSSN, encoded by the coding sequence ATGACCGTGCCGACCGGACGCCGCGAGCGCAAGAAGGCCGCGACCCGCCAGAAGATCGCCGACACCGCCCTGCGGCTCTTCCTGGAACACGGATACGACACGGTCGGCATCCGCGACGTGGCCGCCGAAGCCGACGTCGCCGTCACCACGCTCTTCTCCCACTTCGCCTCGAAAGAGGCCCTGGTATTCGAGCAGGACGAAAACTTCGAACAACGCCTCACACAGGCCGTCACCGGCCGGGCCCCGCACGAACCCCTCATCCCCGCACTGCACCGCGAGATCCAGGCCCTGGTACGACACTGCACCGCGGACGGCGCCGCCCCCATCTGGCACATGATCGACACATCACCCGCCCTGCGGGAATACGAGGAATCGATGAGACTGCGCCACGCCGAGTCGCTGGCGACGGCCATCGCCGCCGATCCCGACCTGACACAGACCACAACCGCCTGCCGCGCCATCGCACGGTTCGCCATCGACGCCTTCTCACTGGCCCGCGAGGCCGCCGACCCGCAGGCCGCCGTAGACGAAATCTTCCACATGATCGAAGCCGCCTGGGAAGCCACCAACCCGTCCCCAGGTGCGCCAGGAGCTGTTTCCTCCAACTAG
- a CDS encoding beta-ketoacyl synthase, whose protein sequence is MRTDGATDDWRSTWPQPHDAVDIPGNHEELPYEQVEAFTTGIREWLHQTFDR, encoded by the coding sequence ATGCGCACCGACGGCGCCACCGACGACTGGCGCTCGACCTGGCCACAGCCGCACGACGCGGTGGACATCCCCGGAAATCACGAAGAGCTGCCCTACGAACAGGTGGAGGCGTTCACCACCGGGATCCGCGAGTGGCTTCATCAGACGTTCGACCGTTGA
- a CDS encoding antagonist of KipI produces MTVTSAAPGRRVLPRHRPPGPGAGPEPAVLTVVEAGAATSVQDLGRPGMAHLGVPASGPADRRSFRLANRLAGNPENTPALEVTLGGLAITLSSTRHVAVTGAPAPLAVDGVPVDGAPRLRLRAGSVLTIGRPWAGCRSYLAVSGGIEADRVLGSASRDSLTGLGTAPVRTGAEYGLGPVRPVPAIPLELAFSVVPSGGPVTVRFRWGPRHELFDAADRHRLTTTPWQISAQCDRVGARLTGPPLAIGSVDLPSEGTVRGAIQVPPSGEPIVFLADHPVTGGYPVIGVVTDADIDLVGQTLPGDGLRLAPVH; encoded by the coding sequence ATGACGGTCACCTCCGCCGCCCCGGGGCGCCGGGTCCTCCCCCGGCACCGTCCGCCCGGCCCCGGAGCCGGCCCGGAGCCCGCCGTGCTGACGGTCGTCGAGGCGGGGGCGGCGACCAGCGTGCAGGACCTGGGCCGCCCGGGGATGGCCCATCTGGGCGTCCCCGCCTCCGGCCCGGCCGACCGGCGCAGCTTCCGGCTCGCCAACCGGCTGGCCGGCAACCCGGAGAACACCCCGGCCCTGGAGGTCACCCTCGGCGGCCTCGCGATCACCCTCTCCAGCACCCGCCATGTGGCGGTCACCGGGGCCCCGGCGCCGCTGGCGGTCGACGGGGTGCCGGTCGACGGCGCGCCGCGGCTGCGGCTGCGCGCCGGATCAGTGCTCACGATCGGCCGCCCCTGGGCGGGCTGCCGCAGCTACCTCGCCGTCTCCGGCGGGATCGAGGCGGACCGGGTGCTGGGGTCGGCCTCGCGCGACTCCCTCACCGGGCTCGGCACCGCCCCGGTGCGCACCGGGGCGGAGTACGGACTGGGTCCGGTACGTCCGGTTCCGGCCATCCCGCTGGAACTGGCGTTCAGCGTCGTCCCGAGCGGTGGCCCGGTCACCGTCCGGTTCCGCTGGGGTCCGCGGCACGAGCTGTTCGACGCCGCGGACCGGCACCGGCTCACCACCACGCCCTGGCAGATCTCCGCCCAGTGCGACCGGGTGGGCGCGCGGCTGACCGGACCGCCGCTGGCCATCGGCTCGGTCGACCTGCCCAGCGAGGGTACGGTGCGCGGCGCCATCCAGGTGCCTCCGTCGGGCGAGCCGATCGTCTTCCTCGCCGACCATCCGGTCACCGGCGGCTACCCCGTCATCGGGGTGGTCACCGACGCCGACATCGATCTCGTCGGCCAGACCCTCCCCGGGGACGGGCTGCGGCTCGCCCCCGTCCACTGA
- a CDS encoding MFS transporter: protein MTSVSTAPGNTGDAASTAAVTAAARGGPRRAALAAAAGTAIEYYEFGVYSYLAVVIGPHFFPGDDPTAALLATLAVFGSAFLMRPLGGILLGRLGDRVGRKPVLILTVIGMGGATAAVGLLPTAETVGVAAPAALLVVRLVQGFFAGGEVTGSATYLAESAPAGRRGFFGAFTPVGVALGGGAAALVAGVTTTALSERQLDAWGWRIPFLLSLPLIAVALIARNRLADSESFLAAKSEQATAKAPLTEVFTRHRGPVLKVTLLAIGSNCGYWVGLIFMNIYLTTDLGYPKDSTFWIMSGISLFVAALMPVCGALSDRWGRKRLITIGFAGYAILVLPAMLVMGLGSFPLAVAAMVVLALPMPVVQSVTYPTYAEMFPTRVRYTGLSFSFNIGTIVGGGLSPYLATWLISATGSLLAPGFLLMSAVVIALLTLRTVTESSQGELA, encoded by the coding sequence ATGACGAGCGTATCAACGGCCCCCGGAAACACCGGGGACGCGGCCTCCACGGCCGCCGTGACCGCCGCAGCGCGGGGCGGTCCGCGCCGGGCGGCGCTGGCGGCGGCCGCCGGCACCGCCATCGAGTACTACGAGTTCGGCGTCTACAGCTATCTGGCCGTGGTCATCGGCCCGCACTTCTTTCCCGGGGACGACCCCACCGCCGCCCTGCTGGCCACGCTCGCGGTGTTCGGCAGCGCGTTCCTGATGCGGCCGCTGGGCGGCATTCTGCTCGGCCGGCTCGGAGACCGCGTAGGCCGCAAGCCCGTACTGATCCTCACCGTGATCGGGATGGGCGGCGCCACCGCCGCCGTCGGGCTGCTGCCCACGGCCGAGACCGTCGGCGTGGCCGCGCCCGCCGCGCTGCTGGTGGTGCGGCTCGTGCAGGGGTTCTTCGCGGGCGGTGAGGTGACCGGTTCGGCCACCTACCTCGCCGAGTCGGCCCCGGCTGGGCGGCGCGGCTTCTTCGGGGCCTTCACCCCGGTCGGGGTGGCCCTCGGCGGCGGGGCCGCGGCACTGGTCGCGGGCGTCACCACGACCGCGCTGAGCGAACGCCAGCTCGACGCCTGGGGGTGGCGCATACCGTTCCTGCTCTCGCTCCCGCTGATCGCCGTCGCCCTCATCGCCCGCAACCGGCTCGCGGACTCCGAGAGTTTCCTCGCGGCGAAGTCGGAGCAAGCCACCGCCAAGGCGCCGCTGACCGAGGTGTTCACGCGGCACCGCGGACCGGTGCTGAAGGTGACCCTGCTGGCCATCGGCTCCAACTGCGGCTACTGGGTCGGCCTGATCTTCATGAACATCTACCTGACCACCGACCTCGGCTACCCCAAGGACTCCACTTTCTGGATCATGAGCGGAATCAGCCTGTTCGTGGCCGCCCTGATGCCGGTGTGCGGGGCACTGTCGGACCGGTGGGGCCGCAAGCGGCTCATCACCATCGGCTTCGCCGGATACGCGATCCTGGTCCTCCCCGCCATGCTGGTCATGGGGCTGGGCAGCTTCCCGCTCGCCGTCGCGGCCATGGTGGTGCTGGCCCTGCCGATGCCGGTCGTACAGTCCGTCACGTACCCGACGTACGCCGAGATGTTCCCGACCCGGGTGCGGTACACCGGGCTCTCGTTCAGCTTCAACATCGGCACCATCGTCGGCGGTGGGCTCAGCCCCTATCTGGCCACCTGGCTGATCTCGGCCACCGGCAGTCTGCTCGCCCCGGGCTTCCTGCTGATGTCGGCCGTGGTCATCGCCCTGCTGACGCTGCGCACCGTCACCGAATCCAGCCAAGGGGAACTGGCATGA
- a CDS encoding carbamoyl-phosphate synthase L chain ATP-binding protein gives MTAPNRPPLLLVGSGNRHYRAYLFAALRPHFRLWLIDSADSTWPHDYVEGVTVADTLDADALIAVARQVTASFPARGVRTFDESLVCPVARVAEELGLPGNPPETVQTCRDKASSRAVLDAAGVPQPISRTVASAEEAVAAAEEIGYPVVVKARGLAGSLGVLRVDDPTAVSDAYATASGAVWPGIPRYEEDVLVEEFLTGPEISIDAVISQGVCTPLVIARKRTGFAPFFEETGHTVDADDPLFDDAALLGQLDLVHKGIGLTEGATHTEFKLTSRGPRLATPASAGTSFRGWACCPPTHRRHPIPLSGRRLRGGRHRRTRRPVRPHDPRSPRRRRCGDESLAAPTRLPDAIPIRARHRGRRGRRSGSSRPGRRGRPGHAAEQAAEHLSGRLRCSAIGSRFLIGSRVVAGCRAAHRKKPWVRSRSRRGRGPVRRVWRSSVVKPSAAPAGSPASPCQWWRPCRAASVSAWTAPTRRPQGPAASSRNTPPRGKVADFGRVKAGFPAVEPLHPCCASTVYTVYEPRRQRSSR, from the coding sequence ATGACCGCACCGAACCGTCCGCCACTGCTGCTCGTCGGCAGCGGGAATCGCCACTACCGCGCATACCTGTTCGCCGCCCTACGACCACACTTCAGGCTATGGCTGATCGACTCGGCCGACTCGACCTGGCCGCACGATTACGTCGAGGGCGTCACGGTCGCGGACACCCTCGACGCGGACGCCCTGATCGCCGTGGCACGCCAGGTCACGGCGTCCTTCCCGGCGCGTGGCGTGCGGACCTTCGACGAGTCGCTGGTGTGCCCGGTCGCAAGGGTCGCCGAGGAACTCGGCCTTCCCGGCAATCCGCCGGAGACGGTACAGACCTGCCGGGACAAGGCCAGCAGCAGAGCGGTCCTCGACGCCGCCGGAGTACCGCAGCCGATCTCGCGCACGGTGGCCTCCGCCGAAGAGGCGGTGGCCGCGGCCGAGGAGATCGGCTACCCGGTCGTGGTCAAGGCCCGCGGACTGGCCGGCAGCCTCGGCGTACTGCGAGTCGACGACCCGACGGCGGTCTCCGACGCGTACGCGACCGCGAGCGGAGCGGTCTGGCCCGGCATTCCCCGGTACGAGGAAGACGTCCTGGTCGAAGAGTTCCTCACCGGACCGGAGATCAGCATCGACGCGGTGATCAGCCAAGGCGTCTGCACACCGTTGGTGATCGCGCGCAAAAGGACCGGATTCGCCCCCTTCTTCGAGGAGACGGGGCACACCGTCGACGCGGACGACCCGCTGTTCGACGACGCCGCGCTGCTCGGCCAGCTGGACCTGGTGCACAAGGGCATCGGCCTCACCGAGGGCGCCACTCACACCGAATTCAAGCTGACCAGCCGCGGCCCGAGGCTGGCAACGCCCGCATCGGCGGGGACTTCATTCCGCGGTTGGGCATGCTGTCCTCCGACGCACCGCCGCCATCCGATTCCTCTATCCGGCCGCCGGCTGCGAGGTGGTCGACACCGTCGTACACGACGACCGGTTCGGCCCCACGATCCGCGAAGCCCTCGGCGCCGTCGCTGCGGGGACGAATCTCTGGCTGCCCCCACACGCCTACCAGACGCGATCCCGATACGGGCACGTCATCGCGGTCGGCGCGGACGCCGGTCAGGTAGTAGCAGACCTGGACGGCGCGGAAGACCTGGTCACGCTGCGGAGCAAGCCGCAGAGCACCTGAGCGGCCGGCTCCGCTGCTCAGCGATCGGATCGCGATTCCTCATCGGCAGCCGAGTCGTCGCGGGGTGTCGGGCGGCACATCGTAAGAAGCCATGGGTCCGCAGTCGGTCCCGGCGTGGTCGGGGTCCAGTCCGCCGGGTGTGGCGCAGCAGCGTGGTGAAGCCTTCCGCGGCACCGGCCGGGTCTCCCGCCTCTCCCTGCCAGTGGTGGAGGCCGTGCCGGGCAGCGAGCGTGTCGGCGTGGACAGCGCCGACCCGGAGGCCGCAAGGGCCGGCAGCCTCGTCGCGGAACACCCCGCCTCGGGGGAAGGTGGCCGATTTCGGTCGGGTAAAAGCCGGATTTCCTGCGGTCGAACCCCTTCACCCCTGCTGTGCATCCACTGTATACACGGTATATGAACCGAGAAGACAGAGGTCGTCGCGGTGA
- a CDS encoding NADPH:quinone reductase: MKRVSFAEFGGPDVLQLVDAEEPHAGPGQVRIAVRAAGVNPVDWRIREGQVLGAHPVELPAGVGLDAAGVVDEVGAGVEGVGVGDRVFGEGSSTYAEFAVLSAWARMPGGLSFEEAAGYPSVVETALRIIREVGAEPGQTLLVSGASGGVGSAVLQIARERGITVIGTAGAANQDYLRSLGAVATTYGEGWVERVRRLGRVDAALDLAGSGVIHELVELTGDPQRVVSIADLGAPEFGVRFSGVAGSVPEALAEAAGLISRGKLHIPVEKSYTLAEAAAAHIDSQAGHTRGRRVVVV, translated from the coding sequence ATGAAGAGAGTGAGCTTCGCCGAGTTCGGCGGTCCGGATGTTCTGCAACTCGTGGACGCCGAGGAGCCCCATGCGGGCCCCGGCCAGGTACGTATCGCTGTGCGGGCGGCGGGTGTGAATCCCGTCGACTGGAGGATCCGTGAGGGCCAGGTACTGGGGGCCCATCCGGTCGAGTTGCCCGCCGGGGTCGGGCTGGATGCCGCCGGGGTGGTGGATGAGGTCGGTGCGGGGGTCGAAGGAGTCGGGGTCGGTGACCGCGTGTTCGGCGAAGGGTCGAGCACCTATGCCGAGTTCGCCGTGCTGTCGGCGTGGGCCCGGATGCCCGGGGGTCTGTCGTTCGAGGAGGCGGCCGGGTACCCGTCCGTGGTGGAGACCGCGCTGCGCATCATCCGCGAGGTCGGTGCGGAGCCCGGGCAGACGCTGCTGGTCAGTGGTGCGTCCGGGGGAGTCGGATCGGCGGTGCTGCAGATCGCGCGCGAGCGCGGCATCACGGTGATCGGCACGGCCGGGGCGGCGAACCAGGACTATCTGCGGAGTCTGGGTGCCGTGGCCACGACGTACGGCGAGGGCTGGGTGGAGCGGGTGCGCCGGCTCGGCCGTGTCGACGCGGCGCTCGATCTGGCCGGTTCGGGGGTGATCCATGAGCTAGTCGAGCTGACCGGGGATCCGCAGAGGGTGGTCTCCATCGCGGATCTCGGTGCGCCGGAGTTCGGCGTCCGGTTCTCCGGTGTGGCCGGGAGCGTGCCGGAAGCGCTGGCCGAGGCGGCCGGTCTCATCTCGCGGGGGAAGCTCCACATCCCGGTCGAGAAGTCCTACACGCTCGCCGAGGCCGCGGCGGCGCACATCGACAGCCAGGCCGGTCACACGCGCGGGCGCCGGGTCGTGGTCGTCTGA
- a CDS encoding LamB/YcsF family protein, protein MTALALNTDVGEGFGVWGPADEGELLDQVSAANVACGFHAGDPDILRRTCEASAARGVAIGAQVSYRDLAGFGRRFIDVPPATLVNELLYQMGALEVFARLAGGRVGYVKAHGALYNAAARHTGHAAAIVEAVALYDAGLPLLCQPGTAVWERAVEAGVRPLAEGFIDRGYTDDGLLVPRSAPGALITNPAEAAERALRMAESGTVVSVTGTVVRIAPDGGELAALCVHSDTPGAAGLAAAVREALASGGIAVGPPGATAGLQVAEARS, encoded by the coding sequence GTGACCGCGCTCGCGCTCAACACCGATGTGGGCGAGGGGTTCGGGGTCTGGGGGCCGGCCGACGAGGGCGAGTTGCTCGACCAGGTCAGCGCGGCCAACGTGGCCTGCGGGTTCCACGCCGGCGACCCCGACATCCTGCGCCGCACCTGTGAGGCGAGCGCCGCCCGGGGCGTGGCGATCGGCGCTCAGGTCTCCTACCGCGACCTGGCCGGTTTCGGCCGCCGCTTCATCGACGTACCGCCGGCCACCCTGGTCAACGAACTGCTGTACCAGATGGGCGCGTTGGAGGTGTTCGCCCGTCTCGCGGGCGGTCGCGTCGGCTATGTGAAGGCCCACGGCGCGCTCTACAACGCGGCGGCCCGGCACACCGGGCACGCGGCCGCGATCGTCGAGGCGGTCGCCCTGTACGACGCCGGGTTGCCGCTGCTGTGCCAGCCGGGCACCGCCGTGTGGGAGCGGGCGGTGGAGGCCGGGGTGCGCCCGCTGGCCGAGGGGTTCATCGACCGCGGCTACACCGACGATGGGCTGCTGGTGCCCCGCTCCGCGCCGGGCGCCCTGATCACCAACCCGGCCGAGGCGGCCGAACGCGCCCTGCGGATGGCGGAGTCGGGGACGGTGGTCTCGGTTACCGGCACGGTCGTACGGATCGCCCCGGACGGCGGGGAGCTGGCCGCGCTGTGCGTGCACAGTGACACCCCCGGCGCGGCCGGGCTGGCCGCCGCCGTACGGGAGGCGCTGGCCTCGGGCGGGATCGCGGTGGGCCCGCCCGGTGCCACCGCCGGCCTTCAGGTGGCGGAGGCACGGTCATGA
- a CDS encoding glyoxalase: protein MTAQSPSLVPFHLAIPVDDIAAAREFYGKVLGFAEGRSDTKWIDWNFGGHQVVTHQVGDGPSGTPRDGIAGTNPVDGHQVPVPHFGLVLPVPEFKKLAERLTEAGTQFVIEPYVRFQGEPGEQWTMFFLDPAGNAMEFKAFADLGQLFAV, encoded by the coding sequence ATGACCGCTCAGTCCCCCTCCCTCGTCCCCTTCCACCTGGCCATCCCGGTGGACGACATCGCGGCCGCCCGCGAGTTCTACGGCAAGGTGCTCGGCTTCGCCGAGGGCCGCTCGGACACCAAATGGATCGACTGGAACTTCGGTGGCCACCAGGTCGTCACCCACCAGGTCGGCGACGGCCCGTCGGGGACGCCGCGCGACGGCATCGCCGGGACCAACCCGGTCGACGGCCACCAGGTGCCGGTGCCGCACTTCGGCCTGGTGCTCCCGGTACCGGAGTTCAAGAAGCTGGCCGAGCGGCTCACCGAGGCGGGCACTCAGTTCGTGATCGAGCCGTACGTCCGCTTCCAGGGCGAGCCCGGTGAGCAGTGGACGATGTTCTTCCTCGACCCGGCGGGCAACGCTATGGAGTTCAAGGCGTTCGCCGACCTCGGACAGCTCTTCGCCGTCTGA
- a CDS encoding ABC transporter substrate-binding protein, with amino-acid sequence MNVSPVNTPLGIDRRRLLQLGGVLAAATSLSACSGSGSAGTGGAGDKNKGSITVWSWQGPATALKALVPEFRKKHPGIEVTVQDIGNPAIWDKITTAMAAGGEGLADVLHIGVDYLPGYAEKFPDGLADLGELGADRYRGAFAPGLWRTVSPDGNRVNALPWEANSAGFWYRADLFEKAGVDAGALATWDDAIEAGKKIKAATGTRLIGIDKPASLADAANFFQMLLQLQGTFYFNADGDITLDSPEAVRAMEIIKRLNDAGLVSDFSGGWNTMVRSLKKSTVAVYPSPTWFGGVIEREVPQQKGKWRVQLPPAVRPGGSRSATVNSTHLAVAGSSPHQAAAWSFVEYVLTRPASQVKIYRDQAIAPALMKTYDDAAFHEPSAYFGGQKRGEVFLEALKAPSPAFNYSADYARVLKVVTDAQTKVLLKGADPADVLGDAADQLGKQTGRKIVR; translated from the coding sequence ATGAACGTCTCGCCCGTGAACACCCCCCTCGGTATCGACCGCCGCAGACTCCTCCAGCTCGGCGGCGTGCTCGCCGCCGCCACCTCACTCTCCGCGTGCTCCGGCTCCGGCTCCGCCGGGACCGGCGGCGCGGGCGACAAGAACAAGGGCTCCATCACCGTCTGGAGCTGGCAGGGACCGGCCACCGCGTTGAAGGCGCTGGTGCCGGAGTTCCGCAAGAAGCACCCGGGCATCGAGGTGACCGTCCAGGACATCGGGAACCCGGCCATCTGGGACAAGATCACCACCGCCATGGCGGCCGGAGGCGAGGGGCTCGCCGATGTGCTGCACATCGGCGTCGACTACCTTCCCGGCTACGCCGAGAAGTTCCCGGACGGACTCGCCGACCTGGGCGAGCTGGGCGCGGACAGGTACCGCGGGGCCTTCGCCCCGGGCCTGTGGCGCACTGTCTCCCCGGATGGCAACCGGGTCAACGCCCTTCCCTGGGAGGCAAATTCGGCGGGCTTCTGGTACCGCGCGGACCTCTTCGAGAAGGCAGGTGTCGATGCGGGTGCCCTGGCCACCTGGGACGACGCCATCGAGGCCGGTAAGAAGATCAAGGCCGCCACCGGCACTCGCCTGATCGGCATAGACAAGCCCGCTTCCCTGGCCGACGCCGCCAACTTCTTCCAGATGCTCCTCCAGCTCCAGGGCACCTTCTACTTCAACGCCGACGGTGACATCACGCTCGACTCCCCGGAGGCGGTGCGTGCCATGGAGATCATCAAGCGGCTGAACGACGCCGGGCTGGTCAGCGACTTCTCCGGGGGCTGGAACACGATGGTGAGGTCGCTGAAGAAGAGCACCGTCGCCGTGTATCCCTCGCCCACCTGGTTCGGCGGTGTCATCGAGCGCGAGGTGCCCCAGCAGAAGGGCAAGTGGCGCGTCCAGCTGCCGCCGGCTGTCCGCCCCGGCGGCTCCCGTTCGGCCACCGTCAACTCCACCCACCTCGCCGTCGCGGGCAGCAGCCCCCACCAGGCCGCCGCCTGGTCCTTCGTCGAGTACGTCCTCACCCGCCCGGCCTCACAGGTGAAGATCTACCGGGACCAGGCCATCGCCCCGGCCCTGATGAAGACGTACGACGACGCCGCCTTCCACGAGCCGTCGGCCTACTTCGGAGGGCAGAAGCGAGGAGAGGTCTTCCTCGAAGCGCTCAAGGCACCCTCCCCGGCGTTCAATTACTCCGCCGACTACGCCCGCGTCCTCAAGGTGGTCACCGACGCCCAGACCAAGGTGCTGCTCAAGGGCGCCGACCCGGCCGACGTCCTGGGCGATGCCGCCGACCAGCTCGGCAAGCAGACCGGACGGAAGATCGTCCGATGA